A part of Rattus norvegicus strain BN/NHsdMcwi chromosome 4, GRCr8, whole genome shotgun sequence genomic DNA contains:
- the Kcna1 gene encoding potassium voltage-gated channel subfamily A member 1: MTVMSGENADEASAAPGHPQDGSYPRQADHDDHECCERVVINISGLRFETQLKTLAQFPNTLLGNPKKRMRYFDPLRNEYFFDRNRPSFDAILYYYQSGGRLRRPVNVPLDMFSEEIKFYELGEEAMEKFREDEGFIKEEERPLPEKEYQRQVWLLFEYPESSGPARVIAIVSVMVILISIVIFCLETLPELKDDKDFTGTIHRIDNTTVIYTSNIFTDPFFIVETLCIIWFSFELVVRFFACPSKTDFFKNIMNFIDIVAIIPYFITLGTEIAEQEGNQKGEQATSLAILRVIRLVRVFRIFKLSRHSKGLQILGQTLKASMRELGLLIFFLFIGVILFSSAVYFAEAEEAESHFSSIPDAFWWAVVSMTTVGYGDMYPVTIGGKIVGSLCAIAGVLTIALPVPVIVSNFNYFYHRETEGEEQAQLLHVSSPNLASDSDLSRRSSSTISKSEYMEIEEDMNNSIAHYRQANIRTGNCTATDQNCVNKSKLLTDV, encoded by the coding sequence ATGACGGTGATGTCAGGGGAGAATGCAGACGAGGCTTCGGCCGCTCCAGGTCACCCCCAGGATGGCAGCTACCCAAGGCAGGCGGACCACGACGACCACGAATGCTGCGAGCGCGTGGTGATCAACATCTCCGGGCTGCGCTTCGAGACGCAGCTCAAGACTCTGGCCCAGTTCCCCAACACGCTGCTGGGCAACCCGAAGAAACGCATGCGCTACTTTGACCCTCTGAGGAATGAGTACTTCTTTGACCGCAACCGGCCCAGCTTCGATGCCATCCTTTATTACTACCAGTCGGGGGGGCGCCTGCGCAGGCCGGTCAACGTGCCCCTGGACATGTTCTCCGAGGAGATTAAATTTTACGAGTTGGGCGAGGAGGCCATGGAGAAGTTCCGGGAAGATGAGGGCTTCATCAAGGAAGAGGAGCGCCCCCTACCCGAGAAGGAGTACCAGCGCCAGGTGTGGCTGCTCTTTGAGTATCCGGAGAGCTCAGGACCTGCACGGGTTATTGCCATTGTATCCGTCATGGTCATCCTCATCTCCATAGTCATCTTTTGCCTGGAGACTCTCCCTGAGCTGAAGGATGACAAGGACTTCACGGGCACCATTCACCGCATCGATAACACCACAGTCATCTACACTTCTAACATCTTCACAGACCCTTTCTTCATTGTGGAAACCTTGTGTATCATCTGGTTCTCTTTTGAGCTGGTGGTGCGCTTCTTCGCCTGCCCCAGCAAGACAGACTTCTTTAAGAACATCATGAACTTCATCGACATTGTGGCCATCATCCCTTATTTCATTACCCTGGGCACAGAGATAGCTGAGCAGGAGGGGAATCAGAAGGGCGAGCAGGCCACTTCCCTGGCCATCCTCAGGGTCATCCGCTTGGTAAGGGTGTTCAGAATCTTCAAACTCTCCCGCCACTCCAAGGGCCTTCAGATCCTGGGCCAGACCCTCAAAGCTAGTATGAGGGAGTTAGGGCTGCTCATCTTTTTCCTCTTCATTGGCGTCATACTGTTTTCTAGTGCAGTGTACTTTGCGGAGGCGGAAGAAGCTGAGTCGCACTTCTCCAGTATCCCCGATGCTTTCTGGTGGGCGGTGGTGTCCATGACCACTGTGGGATACGGTGACATGTACCCTGTGACAATTGGAGGCAAGATCGTGGGCTCCTTGTGTGCCATCGCTGGTGTGCTGACAATTGCCCTGCCCGTACCTGTCATTGTGTCCAATTTCAACTATTTCTACCACCGAGAAACTGAGGGGGAAGAGCAGGCTCAGTTGCTCCATGTTAGTTCTCCTAACTTAGCCTCTGACAGTGACCTCAGCCGCCGCAGCTCCTCTACTATCAGCAAGTCTGAGTACATGGAGATCGAAGAGGACATGAACAATAGCATAGCCCACTACAGGCAGGCTAATATCAGAACTGGTAACTGCACCGCAACTGATCAAAACTGCGTTAATAAGAGCAAGCTCCTGACCGATGTTTAA